Part of the Woronichinia naegeliana WA131 genome, ATCTTTACATAGCTACTGATCGCTTTTTCCAAAGTGGGGCCGCGATGATAGATACCCGGTAAATCAATGACTAAACGAGTTGGATTGGCTAACAGTTGCACCTGGGGTCGGACATTATCATCGGTAATAATGTCTAAACGACTATCTTGAAGATCAAATTTCCAGTACTCCAGCGATCCTGCCAGGACAGAACTGCAAAATAGAGGTAAGGCCAACAGATTGGCTACCAGATAAGCAAAGCTTTTTTTCACTAACACACTCCTCACCCTTGCCAAACCATTCAATCCTCGGCAACAGCGTGATTATAGCGCATTAGTTCCAGACTCTCCTCACCGTAAACTCCCTCAATCTGTTGACAGCAGCAGTCTATGGCAAAATCATTAAAATCTTCTGCCCCAACGCCAAACATGCTCGCAAAGGTATCAGGTCGCACGCGACAAAAACGAGGACGGTCTTCATAAATGCGACATTCTCGCAATTCCGCATCATAGTTAATACACCAGCCATCCTCACCCACGAGACTCAGGTACAAGCCTAAGTCCTCCGTCGTGAGATAACTCTCCAATTCGGGGCGATCGCTGGGATCGAGATTACAACAGGCTCCACAGCCCTGAATACATTGCCAAGTTGCCATAATGCTTCTTCCTGAATAACTTGTAACAAAACTTTATAGATTTTTGTATCTTTACTGAAAAAGAGAGAAACCAACCCAGGTATTATAGACAAGGGTTTTCTTTACATATTGTCCTTCGAGTTAATACCATCGGTAAATTTTCAGGAGAAAACATGGATTTAATAGCCGCTCTTAACCTACAACCTATTTTTCAGCTAACTTTTGTCTCTCTCATTATGATTGCTGGCCCTGTTGTCATCTTTCTGTTAGCCTTTCGAGGTGGCGACCTCTAGACCGACTCAACGGAAGACGTGGAAAAGCAAGCTAGACAGTCAAACTCAGCGATTGTTGGTAAGTACCTTCCCATTGGAGGGTATTTTTTTTATTATTTTTTAGCGATCGCTATCTAGCTCGAAACTATCCGATTAGTTAGCAACAGAGAACTCTAATTGGCTATATAGGCATCAAAAAAATAAGCTTACGGCGATCGCTTTTTTGTAAACTGTTAAAATCCACATTCAGCAGCTTGAAATTAGGCGTTGCACATTGACAAAATCTCAATAAAGTATAATTAACAGAGAGATTTTTATTAACACCTCAGTTCACGTCTCAATAGAAGGTTTTAACAAGCTCTCAATCTGTAAATATTCTCTTAAGGATTGGCATCTTTTTCGCAATACTGAATCAGGTTCTTTTAAAGATTGCTCTAGACTAATATCTTGATCCACTAGGGTGATAATTTTTTCGATTTCTGGATAGTTTTGTAAATTGGTTAATTGGCTATTTCCTGCTAAGATGATCACTTTTCGCTGATACTTTTTGGCCAAGGCTAAAATTCCTGAAATGACTTTCCCCTGTAAGGATTGCTGATCAAAGTTACCTTCTCCTGTAATCAGGCGATCGCTGTTGGTCATCTGTTGAATTTTTTCTTCCAAACCGGTCAAGCTGGCAATAACCCTAAAACCACTTTCAATCGTGGCATCTAAACCGAACTTTGCTCCAGCCCCTAACCCTCCGGCGGCTCCAGCTCCAGCAAAGTTTAAATCCATACCATACTGCTTTTTAATCACTGCGGCAAAATGTCGTAGTCCTTGATCTAATCTTTCTAGCATAGGGCGATCGCCCCCCTTCTGTGGCCCGTACACAAAAGCGGCTCCCTGTTCTCCATAAAGTGGATTGGTGACATCGCAAAGTACTGTAATAGGAGGAAGATGTAAATTTTCAGGAGCTATAAGGCGATCGATATTTATTAAAGCTTGACCACCATAGCCTACTGATTCACCTTTTTTATTTAGAAATTGCCAACCGAGAGCCATTAACATTCCTAAACCAGCATCGTTAGTAGCCGAGCCACCGATCGCCAAATAAATTTTTTTTGCCCCTTGTTTGAGAGCATGACGAATCAACTCTCCTGTTCCATAGGTTGTAGTGAGTTCAGGATTACGTTCTTCCGTTTTTAATAAGGTTAAACCACTGGCTTGGCCCATTTCAATAAAGGCTTCTTGCGATTCTATTAGCCAAAGATACTTGGCTTTAACTCGTTGTTTGGGTAACGGGCCACAAACCTCTAATTCGATCCATTGACTATTCGATAAACTCGTAAAAATTGCCTCTAAAGTTCCTTCTCCGCCATCAGCCAGGGGATGACTAATAATTGGAAAAGTATGACCCAATTCCGCCTCGATAATTTGGCAGATTTCTAGGGCAGATAAGGTTCCCTTAAAAGAATCCGGTGCAACTAATAAACGCATTTTTGACACTCTCTTAAACGCATTTTTGACACTCTCTGATCTCTGGGAGCATCCCACCATTGTAACTCTCAAATTAGGTTTTATGTCAAGCTATCTTGAAAGCCTTGCTACAAGACAATTTCGGACATAAGTACAATTACCTGATTGCATAAGCAAGTACAATTACTTGATTGCATAAGTGAGATGCTCCCTAGCTAAGGCTTACACCCCGTATCGGCACCCAAGAGACCATCGATGGTGTCGTTATATGAGGTACCAAACAGTATGTCGTTGCCATTAGTTCCTGTAATTGAGGCCATAAATTTAACCTTCTACTTTTGAATTAGCGAAATAGAAAAACACATGATTAGAAATTAGAATTGTTGTTGATAACGAATCCTCGCTTGATTAAGATTATAGTCATAATCCACTCGAATTACTTGATTTTTATCGAGACGATATTGAGTGGAAAGAGTCGGATAAATCTGTAATGTATCCAGACCGATTTGATTACCCCAGGTAATAAACTGCATATTGGCATCAAAAATCCAATTTTGTACCGAAGGAATCACCGTTGCTCCCACCTGAGGAAATCCTGCTTTAACCAGTGGTTGATCATTTTGTTCCTGCAAACTGATATTAGGATATTGATTGGCAAATAGCGTTAAATATTGATTGCGCGTCATCGGCGGAACACTGGAAATAGAAACGAGCGGCGAACGAACTAAATCCTGCATAGAACTAATTCCCAAGGAATGATTTTTAAGACAATCACTAACTTGAGATAGGTTTGTGGGTGAAAGCAGAGTTTCGGATGAAAAAGGTGGTTGCTCATTTGATAATACAAGACAGCGATCGCGTTGTAGCCTGGCTAATTTAGGTAAAGCTTGTTCCGGTAATAATTGGGCTGCATTACCTTGAATGCCAATATTTAATAATAGAGATTGAGACTGCCCACTTTGCACCAAATCATCAGGAATACTATTATCTCTGGACGTGATTAAACCCAGATCAAATAAATACATTTGCAACTTTAAATCGACGACGGGATTGAGGATGCCCTGGCGAGGAGAAAAGGTTAGGGTATTAGGTTGATGTTCATTAATAAACACACGACTGGGAAAGAAATCCATAAAACCTTGATTAACTCGAATTTCTCCCCTGGGTTCAATTGAATGGAGACTATTTAACAAGCCATTAAACATTAAAATTCCACTAACATTAAAGGCAAAACGAGGAAATTTTTGTTCTTTTCTGAGTTCAACCTGATCCAAAACAATTTCTAGATCTTGGAATTGGGGAACCTCTAATAAAAAAAGCTGAGGATTTTTCTTTTCAAACCATTGTACTTGAATAGGAGAAGTTGAAGAAAAAATCGGAAGGGAGGCTGGAAGGGATAAAATGCCATCTTTTAGGAGAATTTTTCCACCGATAATCGGGGTTAAAGCCGAGCCCTTAATCCTGATATTGCCCTGAAATTCGCCTCGATATAAATGACTCGGATCATCATCTCGCTGAGTGAAACTAAGGGTTAGGGGATTGCTTAAGCTCGCCTTGTCTTTAGGGGGAGGAAATAACGGCAAAATACCTTGACTGATGATACCTTGACCACCAATATTACTCTTAAAATTTTCAAAAATAAAATGATCATCCTTGAGGATAAGGTTGCCATCGAGGTTTAATAATTGACGGAAAAAGGGCGTTTTCAAGGCAACATCGGCCAGAGAAAGACGAATTTCACTCTGCGGATCTAAATTTAATTGTAAAGGATTGCCAGGGGTTATTGTCCCCTTGGTTTGGAGGTGCAAGCTACCTTCTCCTTTTTTCCAGATGAGGCGATCGCTGGTCAGATTATCTAGTAAGGCTAGGGCCTCGGTGGTCAGCGTAACTTGCACAGCAAAAGAATAATCTGTATTACTCTGATTTGGTAAGGAAAGATTGGTTGCCAATTGAATAGCATCAGGAGCCGTAGTTGCCAGAGAAAAATTCCGATCTTGATAGGCAAATTTTCCGGCAATATCTTGGCGCAATAATTGACCATTCCATGCTAAATCCTGTAAATTAAAAATACCTTTCAATTGGGGTTGTTTAAAACTACCTTTAACGTTTCCCGATAGGTCAATAAAACCACTAATATCGAGGGGAAATTTAACAAAATCTTGGACTAAATCTAAAGACAAATTATTCACTCTAAAATTGGCTGATTCTAGCTGCAATTCTGAACCTTGGCGAAGGGCTTGAAGATTTGCTTCTCCTTCCATACCACTGCTTTGTAAATAGGATTCCAAAGAAAAATGATGGCCGTGCCAAACCCCCTTAACTGAAAATTGATCAAGGGGGATAACTTGAGACGATTTAATCACTAAACCCAAGGGATCAATTAAGGCAGGAGCAGGAGCCTGGGTTTGCCAGAGCCAATGCTTACCCTGTACTTGAAAGTCTAAGGTCGGCACAAGTAAGGTTCCCCCTAAATTAAAATTGGCGGTAAATTTTCCCCGTAAATCTAACACCTGCGGCCAAGGATTTTCGCGCTGTTGTTGAGTCTGTTGTCGAATGAGCCGATCAACCTGCCACAGTTGATTTAATTGTTCGGATAAGGGAGAATTTTGGGGATTAATAACGGTGTTTTTGACTGTTCCTAAGGAAGTTTGTAGCCTGGCTAGAAGAGGAGCAATTTCATAAATATTCCATTCTTGCAATAGGTCGTGAATATTGGCATCCCGAATGCTTAAATTTGCTAAAAGTGCGCCCGATCGCAGATTTAATGAACCGTTGGCGATCTCATAGTCTTGTTTACCTAGCCTTAAAATCGTCTGCTGAAGTGAAATCAATTGATCCGCATAGCGAAAATCAGTATTAAAACGCTCGGCTTGTAAAAAGTTGAAATGGGGACGATCAATGCTTAAAGTTCCCAAGGCAGTGCTATCGGCTAAATTAAAGATAAGATTTCCCTGGGCCATTCCTCCCAAGGGTTGATCAATGCCGAGGGGCTGAAGCCAAGCTAATTCTAATAATTCAACGGGAAAAGATTTGATCTGCGTTACAAAGCGATCGCGATCGCCTTGTCCTGTAATAATTATGGGTTTATTCTGGCTATTAAACTGTTGAATATTAAGGGATTTAGGAAAATAAGGAAAGGAACAGTTGCTCTGGAAACAGGCTTGCCATTGAGTTGAAATTTGATCTCGTTTTCCCTTGAGATTAAGACTAACTACTTGACCATTTTTAATAATAATTGGGCCGCTTAATTGCGGTTCAAAGGCAAAGCGATTAACTTGTAGATCTCTCAGCTTTACCTGACCTGTGAGTTGTAGATTATCGAATAAAAAAGGATGGGTTAAAAGTTGTTTTCCTAATAACACTCCTGTAAAATCAACCTGACCTTGTAATTTTAGATTTTGGGGTAAAAGATTCCGTTGAACAGCTAAACGCTCTAGAATCGGATTGAAGTTAATTTTTGTCAGGGGAGAACGAGTCTGGAGGGAAAGTTTTACTTCTTCAATATCAGGTTTTGTCCAGGATTTTGTGAGTATAATATTTCCCTTACCTGTAAGTTGATAAGGATAACTAGCTAGGCTAAAATGATCGAGGTTTACTGGAACAAAGGTTTTTGCAAAAAGTAGGGTTTGCAAATTTCCCGACAGTTCTAGATTGCTATTGAGAGGTAAAGCCATTAAGGCTGAAGAGATAAAATTTGGTAACTTTTTGATGGGTTTAAGTCTAATATTTGGAGCCTTGGCCTTAGCTCGCCATTGATTATTTTGGATCGTAACTAAGGCTGAAATTGGCTGCTCTGCTACTAAAATCTGAGAGTTTATTTTTCCTTTTAAATAATTTAAAAAATTGCCTAAGTTGTTAAGATGAATTTCTTGAGCGAGAAAAGTATCGAGAGAATTGGTTAACTGAAAATGAGTATCTTGTAATTTAATAGGTAATGTTATGCTAGGAAAAAGAGCATTTAGATTTAAGCGAGGTAAACGTCCGAATACTTTGATCTGATTCTGGGCTAAACTTGCCTGAATATTTCCCGTTTCTCTGCCTATCTGAAATTGGGTTTGTAGGGAAGAGTTAATGGCATCAAGGTTAAGTTTAAAATTATTCGGCGATCGCCTTAACCATAAATCTTGAGTTACAACGATATTTTGTAATCGACCTTGCTTGACTTGTAACGAAGGAGCAGCCGGATCAAGCCAAGGATTGAGTGATAATTTATCCCAGGTAATGGTATTGGTTAAGAGTCCACCTTGCCATTGTAAATTTGCGATTAAAGGAGACTGCTGAAAACGGAATTGAGCTAACCCTTGAGCTTGGGTAACAGTGGGCAACCAGTGAGCAAATTTTCCTTTGACAAATAATTTGCCCTGCTCTAGTCGAAGATTTCCCTGACAGAATGCCTGGTAAAACAACAATGATGAAGAACAGCGATCGCCTAAATAGTCCTGAACTGCGATCGCCTGACTAGTGGCGATTAATTGCCATTGATGTTGTTGAAAATCACTTTTGCCAATAATTTTAGCAATTGTTTGATTATTATTTTTTAAATAATTAATGAACGATAAATGCTGTTGAGTTAAAGTCAATTGACCTGAAAGAGAAAGCAATGGCAGATTAGAAATATTAGTGCTAGATAGGGGTTGCCAGGTCGCTTTGATTTGGAGATTGCCTAAATTACCATTGATTTCAGCTTGAGTGAATAAATCAGTAACCTTTAAATGAATAGGGCGAGGTATCACGGTGGCGAGAGATGAAGCTAGAGAGACTTTGCCCTGTGCTGAAAAATGGAAGGGAATTTTTTGCCAACGGATAGATTGATGACGAATAATATCTTGCCATAATTGCAGAAAATTGGGTTCTAGATAGCCCTTTACTAAAAATCTCCCCAGATCAGAGATCCAACTTACCTCTTTAATCGTGACACGTTTTTTATCAATTGTAAAAGCGGCTGTTAATTGACCTAAAGGCACTCTATTGAGGTACAACGGTTGACTGGTTTTAACTAAACCCCTTACCAAGGGAGTGGTTAAAGTTCCTGTCAAATGGATCTGAGATTTTATCTGACCTCGAAGAGAAATTCCTTGAGGTAAAAAATTAGTTAAAGTTGTTAAAGCATTTAATTGATTAAGGGTAATCTCACTATAAAGATTAAAACCTGTGACAAAATGATAATAGCCTATTAGTTTCGTGCTTAAAGTTCCCCAGGTTAGTTGGGTATTGTCAAAAATAATCCTTTGGTCTTTGAGCGCAATATTAAGATTTAAAAATAGCGGTTGTTCTAGTTTTTTTAACCTAGCTTCTAAGGGATTTAAGTTAATCGTACCCCTTCCCTTGGCTTGGGATAAATGATCAAGATTTGGTAGGAATAAACTCAGATCTGCAATGATATTACCCTGTTCTATTTTGAGCCAAGAAGCCGGTAATAAAACACTAAATTCTCGAAGAGAAAGCTGTTTAATCACGAGAGCCAATTGACTTTGGCTATTGGCACTAAGGGTTTCTCCTGTGAGGTCAATATCTGTCTGTTTACCTCGGACATTTAACACATATTGCCAACGAGAGGAAGCAGATTCGAGATAACGAACTTTGCCTGTCACCTGTAACGAGACAGGGGGCGATTTTGCTGATTTTTGAATTTGAATAGCTGCTTTTTCCGTCTTAATGGTTAAATCCAGGGGAAGCGGTAATTTGACTTCTTCTACCTGAACATTCAACCATTGCCCCTGATCATTAGGCTGAATCTGGCCCTGGGCTTCCTGAAACTGAACCACGGCCTTGAGAGTTCCTCGATGTAGCAGTTGCCAAGGCTCAAGGGTAATAACAACGGATTGTGCTTTAAAACTGTTGGCATTCTGGGGAGTTGCCGGTAAAAAAGCTGGCCCCAGAGTCAATTGAGTCAGAGAAAGCTGTTGAACCTCGGAAATCTGAACGGGGCGATGAATAATACGAGTAGCTTGGCTTGCTAACCAGTCGGGTAGTTGTTGCTTTAACCAACGATGAAGTTGCCAGGTGCCAATACTCCCTAGTCCCACCAACGTAATCCCTAATACGAGGGTCAGGGGATGGCGAATAATTCGTTTTAACTTAGTCAATCTTCCTCAATACCTACCATCACTCAACCACTAATAGGAAGAAACGGGGAGAGGAAAGGACGACGGTGCTGGGTTTACCATTTTTAAATAGCTAGGATTTTCGATCAAAGAGGTATTGAAGGGATTGGCCAAGTCTCTGGTACGAATATTCTGTCCGGTTGTTTGTTGGGCCAGGGCATCGTGGTAAATGGCTTCAAAGGTTGCTGCATCATTGGCAATTTGATTATCAAAGAAGGAGCCAGGAAAGGTTCGCCAGCCAAAAATCTTGTTGGCTTGTCCTGATATATTAGTGCCGTCATAAAAACGTTCTGTTTCGTTATAAAAGGCCCGATTAAAAACGTTAATTAATTGATCACCAGGTTGTACTCCTGTTTCGCCTGAAGAA contains:
- a CDS encoding glycerate kinase, with the translated sequence MRLLVAPDSFKGTLSALEICQIIEAELGHTFPIISHPLADGGEGTLEAIFTSLSNSQWIELEVCGPLPKQRVKAKYLWLIESQEAFIEMGQASGLTLLKTEERNPELTTTYGTGELIRHALKQGAKKIYLAIGGSATNDAGLGMLMALGWQFLNKKGESVGYGGQALINIDRLIAPENLHLPPITVLCDVTNPLYGEQGAAFVYGPQKGGDRPMLERLDQGLRHFAAVIKKQYGMDLNFAGAGAAGGLGAGAKFGLDATIESGFRVIASLTGLEEKIQQMTNSDRLITGEGNFDQQSLQGKVISGILALAKKYQRKVIILAGNSQLTNLQNYPEIEKIITLVDQDISLEQSLKEPDSVLRKRCQSLREYLQIESLLKPSIET
- a CDS encoding photosystem II reaction center protein Ycf12: MDLIAALNLQPIFQLTFVSLIMIAGPVVIFLLAFRGGDL
- a CDS encoding translocation/assembly module TamB domain-containing protein, yielding MTKLKRIIRHPLTLVLGITLVGLGSIGTWQLHRWLKQQLPDWLASQATRIIHRPVQISEVQQLSLTQLTLGPAFLPATPQNANSFKAQSVVITLEPWQLLHRGTLKAVVQFQEAQGQIQPNDQGQWLNVQVEEVKLPLPLDLTIKTEKAAIQIQKSAKSPPVSLQVTGKVRYLESASSRWQYVLNVRGKQTDIDLTGETLSANSQSQLALVIKQLSLREFSVLLPASWLKIEQGNIIADLSLFLPNLDHLSQAKGRGTINLNPLEARLKKLEQPLFLNLNIALKDQRIIFDNTQLTWGTLSTKLIGYYHFVTGFNLYSEITLNQLNALTTLTNFLPQGISLRGQIKSQIHLTGTLTTPLVRGLVKTSQPLYLNRVPLGQLTAAFTIDKKRVTIKEVSWISDLGRFLVKGYLEPNFLQLWQDIIRHQSIRWQKIPFHFSAQGKVSLASSLATVIPRPIHLKVTDLFTQAEINGNLGNLQIKATWQPLSSTNISNLPLLSLSGQLTLTQQHLSFINYLKNNNQTIAKIIGKSDFQQHQWQLIATSQAIAVQDYLGDRCSSSLLFYQAFCQGNLRLEQGKLFVKGKFAHWLPTVTQAQGLAQFRFQQSPLIANLQWQGGLLTNTITWDKLSLNPWLDPAAPSLQVKQGRLQNIVVTQDLWLRRSPNNFKLNLDAINSSLQTQFQIGRETGNIQASLAQNQIKVFGRLPRLNLNALFPSITLPIKLQDTHFQLTNSLDTFLAQEIHLNNLGNFLNYLKGKINSQILVAEQPISALVTIQNNQWRAKAKAPNIRLKPIKKLPNFISSALMALPLNSNLELSGNLQTLLFAKTFVPVNLDHFSLASYPYQLTGKGNIILTKSWTKPDIEEVKLSLQTRSPLTKINFNPILERLAVQRNLLPQNLKLQGQVDFTGVLLGKQLLTHPFLFDNLQLTGQVKLRDLQVNRFAFEPQLSGPIIIKNGQVVSLNLKGKRDQISTQWQACFQSNCSFPYFPKSLNIQQFNSQNKPIIITGQGDRDRFVTQIKSFPVELLELAWLQPLGIDQPLGGMAQGNLIFNLADSTALGTLSIDRPHFNFLQAERFNTDFRYADQLISLQQTILRLGKQDYEIANGSLNLRSGALLANLSIRDANIHDLLQEWNIYEIAPLLARLQTSLGTVKNTVINPQNSPLSEQLNQLWQVDRLIRQQTQQQRENPWPQVLDLRGKFTANFNLGGTLLVPTLDFQVQGKHWLWQTQAPAPALIDPLGLVIKSSQVIPLDQFSVKGVWHGHHFSLESYLQSSGMEGEANLQALRQGSELQLESANFRVNNLSLDLVQDFVKFPLDISGFIDLSGNVKGSFKQPQLKGIFNLQDLAWNGQLLRQDIAGKFAYQDRNFSLATTAPDAIQLATNLSLPNQSNTDYSFAVQVTLTTEALALLDNLTSDRLIWKKGEGSLHLQTKGTITPGNPLQLNLDPQSEIRLSLADVALKTPFFRQLLNLDGNLILKDDHFIFENFKSNIGGQGIISQGILPLFPPPKDKASLSNPLTLSFTQRDDDPSHLYRGEFQGNIRIKGSALTPIIGGKILLKDGILSLPASLPIFSSTSPIQVQWFEKKNPQLFLLEVPQFQDLEIVLDQVELRKEQKFPRFAFNVSGILMFNGLLNSLHSIEPRGEIRVNQGFMDFFPSRVFINEHQPNTLTFSPRQGILNPVVDLKLQMYLFDLGLITSRDNSIPDDLVQSGQSQSLLLNIGIQGNAAQLLPEQALPKLARLQRDRCLVLSNEQPPFSSETLLSPTNLSQVSDCLKNHSLGISSMQDLVRSPLVSISSVPPMTRNQYLTLFANQYPNISLQEQNDQPLVKAGFPQVGATVIPSVQNWIFDANMQFITWGNQIGLDTLQIYPTLSTQYRLDKNQVIRVDYDYNLNQARIRYQQQF
- a CDS encoding YkgJ family cysteine cluster protein — protein: MATWQCIQGCGACCNLDPSDRPELESYLTTEDLGLYLSLVGEDGWCINYDAELRECRIYEDRPRFCRVRPDTFASMFGVGAEDFNDFAIDCCCQQIEGVYGEESLELMRYNHAVAED